A stretch of the Sulfuritortus calidifontis genome encodes the following:
- the dsrO gene encoding sulfate reduction electron transfer complex DsrMKJOP subunit DsrO codes for MSEPLRPEDKIENGDRRAFLAATAAVAGTAVAPGVLLYGMAQAKPAEEAVSAKVRWGMLIDTSKCSTGCTDCVTACNTENGLAGKTGPQDSQWIRKVEIKNLQTGAKHSLPMPCQHCEHPPCVDVCPTGASFKRADGIVLVDRHICIGCRYCMMACPYKARSLVHEPLTDQNPEVPRGMGCVEACTFCVQRVDRDETPACVEACDAAGHKAMVFGNLNDPESEIAKTVKTYATTEVRADLNLNTGVRYQGI; via the coding sequence ATGAGCGAGCCACTGCGTCCTGAAGACAAGATCGAAAACGGCGACCGCCGTGCCTTCCTCGCGGCCACTGCCGCGGTGGCCGGCACCGCCGTCGCGCCCGGCGTCCTGCTCTACGGCATGGCCCAGGCCAAGCCGGCGGAAGAGGCCGTCAGCGCCAAGGTGCGCTGGGGCATGCTGATCGACACCAGCAAGTGCTCGACTGGCTGCACCGACTGCGTCACCGCCTGCAACACCGAGAACGGCCTGGCCGGCAAGACCGGCCCGCAGGATTCCCAGTGGATCCGCAAGGTCGAGATCAAGAACCTGCAGACCGGCGCCAAGCACAGCCTGCCGATGCCCTGCCAGCACTGCGAGCACCCGCCCTGCGTCGACGTCTGCCCGACCGGCGCCTCGTTCAAGCGGGCCGACGGCATCGTCCTGGTCGACCGCCACATCTGCATCGGCTGCCGCTACTGCATGATGGCCTGCCCGTACAAGGCCCGCTCGCTGGTGCATGAGCCGCTGACCGACCAGAACCCGGAAGTGCCGCGCGGCATGGGCTGCGTCGAGGCCTGCACCTTCTGTGTGCAGCGCGTCGACCGCGACGAGACCCCCGCCTGCGTCGAGGCATGTGATGCGGCCGGCCACAAGGCCATGGTATTCGGCAACCTGAACGACCCGGAATCGGAGATCGCCAAGACGGTGAAGACTTACGCCACCACCGAGGTGCGGGCCGATCTCAACCTGAACACCGGCGTACGTTATCAAGGGATCTGA
- a CDS encoding NAD(P)-binding protein, producing the protein MSVTSKDVKKTEGKTWRRFKDGESEADWRDRQEIIFQAGWTHKCPEYMLSTPPCQGSCPAGEDIRSYLNIVRGIEKPPVGADGKPTMSWQEFAWRRLTEANPFPAVMGRVCPAPCESGCNRNQVEENVGINSVEHFLGNWALENKLAFNKPAKETGKKVAIIGGGPAGLAAAYQLRLKGHACTIFDDHAELGGMMRYGIPGFRTPREVLDGEIQRILDLGVETKLNCRVGKDISMEQIEKDFDAVIMGLGAQAGRALPVEGADAPNCVTAMSFLRAFNEGRLQHVGDKVVVIGGGDTSIDVATVARRLGKVTNISEKDLPENVLAGHVAHDVATIAARQGVDVVLISRATIDKMAANKHEIEQAQSEGIEIVGGVTPVAVIKGADGRATALRVADFEMVGKDMKIKEGTERDIPATLIVSAIGQAVDFTGLESYNNNNGLIKTDKNYRFPGKENVFIAGDVIRPHLLTTAIGHARICVDGIDAYLAGEELDRRPKVDVAHWDMVRRWVETGHEYNEHHGQEWGTSAKKDLLHNFEDRSSRYVIPSTELFLGHFAHTPRNKRNVIHLDKDSALGNFQDRLGQLSEKEVVDEAKRCMSCGLCFECDNCVIYCPQTAVFKVKKKDNPTTGRYVDTDYTKCIGCHICADVCPTGYIVMGMGD; encoded by the coding sequence ATGTCGGTCACTTCCAAAGATGTAAAGAAGACTGAAGGCAAGACCTGGCGCCGGTTCAAGGATGGCGAATCCGAGGCCGACTGGCGCGACCGCCAGGAGATCATTTTCCAGGCCGGTTGGACCCACAAGTGCCCCGAATACATGCTGTCCACCCCGCCTTGCCAGGGCTCCTGCCCGGCCGGCGAGGACATCCGTTCCTACCTGAACATCGTGCGCGGCATCGAGAAGCCGCCGGTCGGCGCCGATGGCAAGCCGACCATGAGTTGGCAGGAATTCGCCTGGCGTCGCCTGACCGAGGCCAACCCCTTCCCCGCCGTCATGGGCCGGGTCTGCCCCGCCCCGTGCGAATCGGGCTGCAACCGCAACCAGGTGGAAGAGAACGTCGGCATCAACTCGGTCGAGCACTTCCTGGGCAACTGGGCGCTGGAGAACAAGCTGGCCTTCAACAAGCCCGCGAAAGAGACCGGCAAGAAGGTCGCCATCATCGGCGGCGGCCCTGCCGGCCTGGCTGCCGCCTATCAGCTGCGCCTGAAGGGCCACGCCTGCACCATTTTTGACGACCACGCCGAACTCGGCGGCATGATGCGCTATGGCATCCCCGGCTTCCGTACCCCGCGTGAGGTGCTGGACGGCGAGATCCAGCGCATCCTCGACCTGGGCGTCGAAACCAAGCTGAACTGCCGCGTCGGCAAGGACATCTCGATGGAGCAGATCGAGAAGGACTTCGACGCCGTGATCATGGGCCTGGGCGCCCAGGCCGGCCGCGCCCTGCCGGTGGAGGGCGCCGACGCCCCCAACTGCGTGACCGCCATGTCCTTCCTGCGCGCCTTCAACGAGGGTCGTCTGCAGCACGTCGGCGACAAGGTCGTGGTCATCGGCGGTGGCGACACCTCGATCGACGTGGCCACCGTCGCCCGCCGTCTGGGCAAGGTCACCAACATCTCCGAGAAGGACCTGCCGGAGAACGTGCTGGCCGGCCACGTCGCCCATGACGTCGCCACCATCGCCGCCCGCCAGGGTGTTGACGTGGTGCTGATCTCCCGCGCCACCATCGACAAGATGGCCGCCAACAAGCACGAGATCGAGCAGGCCCAGTCCGAGGGCATCGAGATCGTCGGCGGCGTCACCCCGGTCGCCGTGATCAAGGGTGCCGACGGCCGCGCCACCGCCCTGCGCGTGGCCGATTTCGAGATGGTCGGCAAGGACATGAAGATCAAGGAAGGCACCGAGCGCGACATCCCGGCCACCCTGATCGTATCCGCCATCGGCCAGGCCGTCGACTTCACCGGCCTTGAGAGCTACAACAACAACAACGGCCTGATCAAGACCGACAAGAACTACCGCTTCCCCGGCAAGGAAAACGTGTTCATCGCCGGCGACGTGATCCGCCCGCACCTGTTGACCACCGCCATCGGCCACGCCCGCATCTGCGTCGACGGCATCGATGCCTACCTGGCTGGCGAGGAACTGGATCGCCGGCCCAAGGTCGACGTCGCCCACTGGGACATGGTCCGCCGCTGGGTCGAGACCGGCCACGAGTACAACGAGCACCACGGCCAGGAGTGGGGCACCTCCGCCAAGAAGGACCTGCTGCACAACTTCGAGGACCGCTCCAGCCGCTACGTGATCCCCTCGACCGAGCTGTTCCTGGGCCACTTCGCCCACACCCCGCGCAACAAGCGGAACGTGATCCATCTGGACAAGGACAGCGCCCTGGGCAACTTCCAGGACCGCCTGGGCCAACTGTCCGAGAAAGAAGTGGTGGACGAAGCCAAGCGTTGCATGTCCTGCGGCCTGTGCTTCGAGTGCGACAACTGCGTGATCTACTGCCCGCAGACTGCCGTGTTCAAGGTCAAGAAGAAGGACAACCCCACCACTGGCCGTTACGTGGACACCGACTACACCAAGTGCATCGGTTGCCACATCTGTGCCGACGTGTGCCCGACCGGCTACATCGTCATGGGCATGGGCGACTAA
- the dsrK gene encoding sulfate reduction electron transfer complex DsrMKJOP subunit DsrK, translating into MSHIKAFVAGQAAQEYLGYPWELGEDWKERTLFKMGDLLKKYRSLRVYMDACVHCGACTDKCHYFLGTADPNNMPVARQELMRKVYRRYFTLPGKIAPWLVGAEDLTRETLDQWFNYYHQCSECRRCSVYCPYGIDTAEITMAGREILNYAGYGQKYSNEILGKVQKIGNNLGLPGPALEDTLAGLEEDIEADIGVPVKLPLDVKGAEILLVTPSADFFSEPHVESLIGYAKVFHAAGASWTLSSHASEAGNFGLFNGNYETMRRVAMRIRDAALELGVKRIIVGECGHAWRVAYSFWNTLTGIGFDGKDPFSIELQQQLDHRYPQPMHICEYTWDLIQQGRLQFDKSANDHRVITFHDSCNVARGSRMGDEPGGQFTIPRNIIKAVANNFHDMAAETIGEGTFCCGGGGGVLTDDLIEVRVKGALPRMNAYNAVAQENGVNFLALICAICKAQFTKVLPYYGFDMGQVGGVHQLVSTAIKLD; encoded by the coding sequence ATGTCCCACATCAAGGCCTTCGTCGCCGGCCAGGCCGCTCAGGAATACCTGGGCTACCCCTGGGAATTGGGTGAGGACTGGAAAGAGCGCACCCTGTTCAAGATGGGCGATCTGCTCAAGAAATACCGCAGCCTGCGCGTGTATATGGACGCCTGCGTCCATTGCGGCGCCTGCACCGACAAGTGCCATTACTTCCTCGGCACCGCCGACCCGAACAACATGCCGGTCGCCCGCCAGGAACTGATGCGCAAGGTCTATCGCCGCTATTTCACCCTGCCGGGCAAGATCGCCCCTTGGCTGGTCGGCGCCGAGGACCTGACCCGCGAAACCCTGGACCAGTGGTTCAACTACTACCACCAGTGTTCCGAGTGCCGCCGTTGCTCGGTGTACTGCCCCTACGGCATCGACACCGCGGAGATCACCATGGCCGGCCGCGAGATCCTCAACTACGCCGGTTACGGTCAGAAGTACTCCAACGAGATCCTGGGCAAGGTCCAGAAGATCGGTAATAACCTCGGCCTGCCCGGCCCGGCCCTGGAAGACACCCTGGCCGGCCTGGAAGAGGACATCGAGGCCGACATCGGCGTGCCGGTCAAGCTGCCGCTCGACGTCAAGGGCGCCGAGATCCTGCTGGTCACCCCCTCGGCCGACTTCTTCTCCGAACCGCACGTCGAGTCGCTGATCGGCTACGCCAAGGTGTTCCATGCCGCCGGCGCCTCCTGGACCCTGTCCAGCCACGCCTCGGAGGCCGGCAACTTCGGCCTGTTCAACGGCAACTACGAGACCATGCGCAGGGTCGCCATGCGCATCCGCGACGCCGCCCTGGAACTGGGCGTCAAGCGCATCATCGTCGGCGAGTGCGGCCATGCCTGGCGTGTCGCCTACAGCTTCTGGAACACCCTGACCGGCATCGGCTTCGACGGCAAGGATCCGTTCTCGATCGAGTTGCAGCAGCAACTGGATCACCGCTACCCGCAGCCGATGCACATCTGCGAGTACACCTGGGACCTGATCCAGCAGGGCCGCCTTCAATTCGACAAGTCGGCCAACGACCACCGGGTCATCACCTTCCATGACTCCTGCAACGTGGCGCGCGGCTCGCGCATGGGCGACGAGCCCGGCGGCCAGTTCACCATCCCGCGCAACATCATCAAGGCCGTGGCCAACAACTTCCACGACATGGCGGCGGAAACCATCGGCGAGGGCACCTTCTGCTGCGGCGGCGGTGGCGGCGTGCTGACCGACGACCTGATCGAGGTGCGGGTGAAGGGTGCTCTGCCCAGGATGAATGCCTACAACGCAGTGGCCCAGGAAAACGGCGTCAACTTCCTTGCCCTGATCTGCGCCATCTGCAAGGCACAGTTCACCAAGGTATTGCCCTATTACGGTTTCGACATGGGCCAGGTCGGCGGCGTGCACCAGCTCGTCAGCACGGCCATCAAATTGGATTAA
- a CDS encoding respiratory nitrate reductase subunit gamma: MNSLTLFYIGLFYVATLILIAGLAYRIYEYSRTPAPLKIPTTPAPTTNAGVAYRMAREVVLFESLFKSNKWIWVFGWLFHVGLLLVLLRHIRYFQEPVWFWVNIIQPFGKYASLAMVAGLLGLWARRFLVDRVRYISTPSDHLILALLVGIGASGMMMTFVSHTDIVALKAFMLGLMTFDFQPLPTDGPLLVHLTLVALLMIIFPISKLLHAPGIFFSPSRNQADNPREHRHIASWAAALERDKA; the protein is encoded by the coding sequence ATGAATTCTCTGACCTTGTTCTACATTGGTCTGTTCTACGTCGCCACGCTGATCTTGATCGCCGGCCTGGCCTATCGCATCTACGAGTACAGCCGCACCCCGGCCCCGCTCAAGATTCCGACCACCCCGGCGCCCACTACCAACGCCGGCGTCGCCTATCGCATGGCGCGCGAGGTCGTGTTGTTCGAAAGCCTGTTCAAGTCGAACAAGTGGATCTGGGTGTTCGGCTGGCTGTTCCATGTCGGCCTGCTGCTGGTCCTGCTGCGCCATATCCGCTACTTCCAGGAGCCGGTCTGGTTCTGGGTCAACATCATCCAGCCCTTCGGCAAGTACGCCAGTCTCGCGATGGTCGCCGGCCTGCTCGGCCTCTGGGCCCGCCGCTTCCTGGTCGACCGCGTGCGCTACATTTCAACGCCGTCGGATCACCTGATCCTCGCCCTGCTGGTCGGCATCGGTGCCTCGGGCATGATGATGACCTTCGTGTCGCACACCGACATCGTCGCGCTCAAGGCCTTCATGCTCGGCCTGATGACCTTCGACTTCCAGCCGCTGCCGACCGACGGCCCGCTGCTGGTGCACCTGACCCTGGTGGCCTTGCTGATGATCATCTTCCCGATCAGCAAGCTGCTGCACGCGCCGGGAATCTTCTTCAGCCCGAGCCGCAACCAGGCTGACAACCCGCGCGAGCACCGTCATATCGCGAGCTGGGCCGCTGCCCTGGAACGCGACAAGGCTTGA
- a CDS encoding TusE/DsrC/DsvC family sulfur relay protein, whose translation MATVNIAGKDVEVDEEGYLTNLADWNEDVAAYLAQEEKVEMTESHWEVVNFLREYYNEYQIAPAIRVLTKAIAKKLGPDKGNNKYLYELFPYGPAKQACKIAGLPKPTGCI comes from the coding sequence ATGGCCACCGTGAATATCGCCGGCAAAGACGTTGAAGTGGATGAAGAAGGTTACCTGACCAACCTGGCTGACTGGAACGAAGACGTCGCCGCCTACCTGGCCCAGGAAGAGAAGGTCGAGATGACCGAGAGCCACTGGGAAGTCGTCAACTTCCTGCGTGAGTACTACAACGAGTACCAGATCGCTCCGGCCATCCGCGTGCTGACCAAGGCCATCGCCAAGAAGCTGGGTCCGGACAAGGGCAACAACAAGTACCTGTACGAGTTGTTCCCCTACGGTCCCGCCAAGCAGGCTTGCAAGATCGCCGGCCTGCCCAAGCCGACCGGCTGCATCTAA
- the tusB gene encoding sulfurtransferase complex subunit TusB: protein MLHIVNKSPLERNAVDSCLRLATKGSAVLLIEDAVYAATKGNAVAAKVQAAMANLKVYALAPDLEARGLAGRAIEGVNLVDYSGFVDLVAEHNNCQSWL, encoded by the coding sequence ATGCTACACATCGTCAACAAATCGCCCCTGGAGCGGAACGCAGTGGATAGCTGCCTGCGTCTGGCGACCAAAGGTTCTGCCGTGCTGCTGATCGAAGATGCGGTCTATGCCGCGACGAAAGGCAACGCGGTTGCGGCGAAAGTTCAGGCGGCCATGGCCAACCTGAAGGTTTACGCCCTTGCGCCCGACTTGGAAGCGCGCGGCCTCGCCGGGCGCGCCATCGAGGGTGTCAATCTTGTGGACTACAGCGGGTTTGTCGACCTGGTTGCTGAACACAATAACTGCCAGTCCTGGTTGTAA
- the tusC gene encoding sulfurtransferase complex subunit TusC, with protein sequence MDDETEGVVKKFMFLNRKAPYGTIYALESLEVVLISAAFDQDVSLAFVDDGVYQIVKGQHTKGIDQKNFSPTYRALEGYDIEKLYVEKESLEARGLTEEDLLVDVQVMDSAAMANIMAEQDVVISF encoded by the coding sequence ATGGATGACGAAACCGAAGGTGTAGTCAAGAAGTTCATGTTCCTGAACCGCAAGGCGCCCTATGGCACCATTTATGCCCTCGAGTCGCTGGAGGTCGTGCTGATCTCCGCGGCCTTCGACCAGGACGTGAGCCTGGCCTTCGTTGACGACGGAGTCTACCAGATCGTCAAGGGTCAGCACACCAAAGGTATCGACCAGAAAAACTTCTCCCCAACCTATCGTGCCCTCGAAGGCTACGACATCGAGAAGCTCTATGTTGAGAAAGAGTCCCTGGAGGCCCGCGGCCTGACCGAGGAAGACCTCCTGGTCGACGTGCAGGTTATGGACTCCGCTGCTATGGCCAACATCATGGCCGAGCAGGACGTCGTCATCAGCTTCTAA
- the tusD gene encoding sulfurtransferase complex subunit TusD yields MKFGILVNEGPYNHQATDSAYQFAKAAIEKGHTVPRVFFYHDGVYNSTKLTEPPQDDRNIVARWSKLAEDHKVDLVVCVAAGLRRGIKDEVLAPGFRISGLGQLVEAGIQYDRLVTFGD; encoded by the coding sequence ATGAAATTCGGTATTTTGGTTAACGAAGGGCCGTACAACCATCAGGCGACTGATTCGGCCTACCAATTCGCCAAAGCGGCCATCGAAAAGGGTCATACGGTGCCCCGCGTGTTCTTCTACCACGACGGTGTGTACAACTCGACCAAGCTGACCGAGCCGCCGCAGGACGACCGCAACATCGTGGCCCGCTGGTCCAAACTGGCCGAGGACCACAAGGTCGACCTGGTTGTTTGCGTTGCCGCCGGTCTGCGCCGCGGCATCAAGGACGAGGTGCTTGCCCCTGGTTTCCGCATCTCTGGCCTCGGCCAGCTGGTGGAAGCGGGCATCCAATATGACCGCCTCGTGACGTTCGGTGATTAA
- the dsrB gene encoding dissimilatory-type sulfite reductase subunit beta has protein sequence MAERTHETIESGAPDPMPYMHPVMKKNYGKWVFHSHPKPGVLYHRAENGDQIWTVKAGTQRQMDHYTVRKLADLADQYADGFVRFTARSNIEYMVSDEKKVEPLIKALTDNGFPVGGTANSVSMIAHTQGWLHCDIPGTDASGVVKALMDELYDDFVKCEMPNRVKLSTSCCEINCGGQADIAIIVQHTKPPKINHDLVANVCERPSVVARCPVAAIRPALVNGKPSLEVDEKKCICCGACFPPCPPMQINDPEHSKIAIWVGGKNSNARSRPTFHKLVASGLPNNAPRWPEVGEVVKKILATYKADGRPWERMNDWIDRIGWPAFFEKTGLPFTKYHIDNWRGSRASLNASAHIRF, from the coding sequence ATGGCTGAAAGGACTCATGAGACCATCGAATCCGGCGCCCCGGATCCGATGCCGTACATGCACCCGGTAATGAAGAAGAACTATGGCAAGTGGGTTTTCCACAGCCATCCGAAACCGGGTGTCCTCTATCACCGCGCCGAGAACGGCGACCAGATCTGGACCGTGAAAGCCGGCACCCAGCGTCAGATGGACCACTACACCGTGCGCAAGCTGGCCGACCTGGCCGACCAGTACGCCGACGGTTTCGTGCGCTTCACCGCCCGTTCCAACATCGAGTACATGGTCAGCGACGAGAAGAAGGTCGAGCCGCTGATCAAGGCCCTGACCGACAACGGTTTCCCCGTCGGCGGCACCGCCAACTCCGTGTCCATGATCGCCCACACCCAGGGCTGGCTGCACTGCGACATCCCGGGCACCGACGCCTCCGGCGTGGTCAAGGCCCTGATGGACGAGCTGTACGACGACTTCGTCAAGTGCGAGATGCCCAACCGGGTCAAGCTGTCCACCTCCTGCTGCGAGATCAACTGCGGCGGCCAGGCCGACATCGCCATCATCGTTCAGCACACCAAGCCGCCCAAGATCAACCACGATCTGGTCGCCAACGTGTGTGAGCGTCCTTCCGTCGTCGCCCGCTGCCCGGTGGCCGCTATCCGTCCCGCCCTGGTGAACGGCAAGCCCTCCCTGGAAGTGGACGAGAAGAAGTGCATCTGCTGCGGTGCCTGCTTCCCGCCCTGCCCGCCGATGCAGATCAACGACCCCGAGCACTCCAAGATCGCGATCTGGGTGGGCGGCAAGAACTCCAACGCCCGCTCCCGTCCGACCTTCCACAAACTGGTCGCGTCCGGCCTGCCGAACAACGCCCCGCGTTGGCCCGAGGTTGGCGAAGTGGTCAAGAAGATCCTGGCGACCTACAAGGCCGACGGCCGTCCGTGGGAGCGCATGAACGACTGGATCGACCGGATCGGCTGGCCCGCCTTCTTCGAGAAGACCGGTCTGCCGTTCACCAAGTATCACATCGACAACTGGCGTGGCTCCCGCGCCAGCCTGAACGCGTCGGCGCACATCCGCTTCTGA
- the dsrA gene encoding dissimilatory-type sulfite reductase subunit alpha produces the protein MAKKMYDTPNLDELEKGRWPSFVTGLKRLAKDNDMMVDLMGQLETSYKSKFGYWKGGTVGVVGYGGGVIPRFTELKDENHKPLFPEAAEFHTLRIQPPAGMHYSSDLLRQMCDAWLETGGSGLIAFHGQSGDIMFQGIKTDDVQRSFDKFNEMGFDLGGAGPALRTSMSCVGAARCEMSCYDEARALRTVINNNLDDMHRPSLPYKFKFKFSGCPNDCVNAIQRSDMATIGTWRDSIRADEKLAREWMAAHSMEDLINMVINHCPTKAIQLTKNDGKAAGEGITKVAVSDANCIEIDNHNCVRCMHCLNVMPGALLPGKDKGVTILVGGKGVLKIGATMGTVVIPFMKLESDEDFEKLNDLARNILDFFAENALEHERTGEMIERIGLVNFLEGLDIPIDPSMIVHPRTNPYVRTDGWDEEAAKWFERKQAAA, from the coding sequence ATGGCTAAGAAAATGTACGACACCCCGAACCTCGACGAACTCGAGAAAGGTCGGTGGCCCAGCTTCGTAACCGGCTTGAAGCGCCTGGCCAAGGACAACGACATGATGGTTGACCTGATGGGTCAGCTGGAAACCTCCTACAAATCCAAGTTCGGCTACTGGAAGGGCGGTACCGTGGGCGTGGTCGGCTACGGCGGCGGCGTCATCCCCCGTTTCACCGAGCTGAAGGACGAGAACCACAAGCCCCTGTTCCCCGAGGCGGCCGAGTTCCACACCCTGCGCATCCAGCCGCCCGCCGGCATGCACTACTCCTCCGACCTGCTGCGCCAGATGTGCGACGCCTGGCTGGAGACCGGCGGTTCCGGCCTGATCGCCTTCCATGGCCAGTCCGGCGACATCATGTTCCAGGGCATCAAGACCGATGACGTCCAGCGCTCGTTCGACAAGTTCAACGAGATGGGCTTCGACCTGGGTGGCGCCGGCCCCGCGCTGCGCACCTCCATGTCCTGCGTCGGTGCCGCTCGTTGCGAAATGTCCTGCTACGACGAAGCCCGTGCCCTGCGCACCGTGATCAACAACAACCTGGACGACATGCACCGTCCGTCCCTGCCCTACAAGTTCAAGTTCAAGTTCTCCGGCTGCCCGAACGACTGTGTCAACGCCATCCAGCGTTCCGACATGGCCACCATCGGCACCTGGCGCGACAGCATCCGCGCCGACGAGAAGCTGGCCCGCGAGTGGATGGCCGCCCACAGCATGGAAGATCTGATCAACATGGTCATCAACCACTGCCCGACCAAGGCGATCCAGCTGACCAAGAACGACGGCAAGGCCGCCGGCGAAGGCATCACCAAGGTTGCCGTGTCCGACGCCAACTGCATCGAGATCGACAACCACAACTGCGTGCGCTGCATGCACTGCCTGAACGTCATGCCTGGCGCCCTGCTGCCCGGCAAGGACAAGGGCGTGACCATCCTGGTCGGCGGCAAGGGCGTGCTGAAGATCGGCGCCACCATGGGTACCGTGGTGATCCCGTTCATGAAGCTGGAATCCGACGAGGACTTCGAGAAGCTGAACGACCTGGCCCGCAACATCCTGGACTTCTTCGCCGAGAACGCCCTCGAGCACGAGCGCACCGGCGAGATGATCGAGCGTATCGGCCTGGTCAACTTCCTGGAAGGCCTGGATATCCCGATCGATCCGAGCATGATCGTGCATCCGCGTACCAACCCCTACGTCCGTACCGACGGCTGGGACGAGGAAGCCGCCAAGTGGTTCGAGCGCAAGCAGGCCGCCGCCTAA
- a CDS encoding DUF6967 family protein, producing MDQITSLLKFRNPYGNQEIELQQVDYAAGGTPMMRLRIKERGARFTIFDVDPVTAQSWAEAMLAWAKPLAEQAGAAPGSHEVSE from the coding sequence ATGGACCAGATCACTTCGCTGTTGAAATTCCGCAACCCCTACGGCAACCAGGAAATCGAATTGCAGCAGGTGGATTATGCGGCGGGCGGCACCCCGATGATGCGTTTGCGTATCAAGGAACGCGGTGCCCGTTTCACCATTTTCGACGTCGATCCGGTCACGGCCCAATCCTGGGCCGAGGCCATGCTGGCCTGGGCCAAGCCCCTGGCCGAGCAGGCGGGGGCGGCGCCCGGCAGTCATGAGGTATCCGAATGA